The proteins below come from a single Streptomyces sp. SCSIO 75703 genomic window:
- a CDS encoding SRPBCC family protein, which translates to MTDTLGSAASAAGKAAGKAAKDNPVGDLARSEAVDRLKTEVQDYLAAQAQRLVAGAGRKLGETTSRLNDIAEGESPGFAKLALEGGRKIAEGKGPLRSALEVGASGAKDKVTGAMKNLGGGGKDKDKRQPGGGSKPTVIIESVDIGVPLRTAYDQWTQFEEFKTFAKGVQSVKLSDDTTSDWQLKILWSNRAWKATTTDQVPDEKISWTSEGAKGTTRGVVSFHRIADRLTRIVLVMEYYPQGFFEKTGNIWRAQGRRTRLDLKNFVRHLTLMGEAEDGWRGEIRDGEVVREHEDAVAEEEREAQESEESGEHDEHADGGDEEPEDSYEDEGDREPRDEDDAYGEDEEADDEEDDEGEGDDERYEDEDDDREGDDDYDEDEPEDAYVDEPEREERGNRR; encoded by the coding sequence ATGACGGACACTCTCGGATCCGCCGCCTCGGCGGCGGGCAAGGCGGCGGGCAAGGCCGCGAAGGACAACCCGGTCGGCGACCTGGCCCGCAGCGAGGCGGTCGACCGTCTCAAAACGGAGGTGCAGGACTACCTGGCCGCCCAGGCGCAGCGCCTGGTGGCCGGGGCGGGCCGCAAACTGGGCGAGACCACGTCCCGGCTGAACGACATCGCCGAGGGCGAGAGCCCCGGCTTCGCCAAGCTCGCCCTGGAGGGCGGACGGAAGATCGCCGAGGGCAAGGGACCACTGCGCAGCGCGCTGGAGGTCGGCGCCTCCGGTGCCAAGGACAAGGTGACCGGCGCGATGAAGAACCTGGGCGGTGGCGGCAAGGACAAGGACAAGCGCCAACCCGGCGGCGGATCGAAACCGACCGTCATCATCGAGTCGGTCGACATCGGCGTACCGTTGCGCACGGCCTATGACCAGTGGACGCAGTTCGAGGAGTTCAAGACCTTCGCCAAGGGCGTCCAGAGCGTGAAGCTCAGCGACGACACGACCTCCGACTGGCAGCTCAAGATCCTGTGGTCCAACCGTGCCTGGAAGGCGACCACCACCGACCAGGTGCCGGACGAGAAGATCTCCTGGACCTCGGAGGGCGCCAAGGGCACCACGCGGGGCGTCGTCTCCTTCCACCGGATCGCCGACCGCCTCACCCGCATCGTGCTGGTCATGGAGTACTACCCCCAGGGCTTCTTCGAGAAGACCGGCAACATCTGGCGGGCCCAGGGCCGCCGTACCCGGCTGGACCTCAAGAACTTCGTCCGCCACCTCACCCTCATGGGCGAGGCGGAGGACGGCTGGCGCGGCGAGATCCGCGACGGCGAGGTCGTCCGCGAGCACGAGGACGCCGTCGCCGAGGAGGAACGGGAGGCGCAGGAGTCCGAGGAGTCCGGCGAGCACGACGAGCACGCCGATGGAGGGGACGAGGAGCCGGAGGACTCGTACGAGGACGAAGGTGACCGCGAGCCCCGGGACGAGGACGACGCGTACGGGGAAGACGAGGAAGCCGACGACGAAGAGGACGACGAGGGCGAAGGGGACGACGAGCGGTACGAGGACGAGGACGACGACCGGGAAGGGGACGACGACTACGACGAGGACGAGCCCGAGGACGCGTACGTCGACGAGCCCGAGCGTGAGGAGCGGGGGAACCGTCGATGA